The DNA segment TAGGGCGGATAGATCTGGGATATGGCCAGATCGAAGTACTGGCGCCGAAAGCGGGGATATCCGCCCACCAGGTTCATGTCTTCCGGAGCGGCGTAGATCACCTTTATGTTTTCGAAGATCCGGCTTAGCTGCTTTACAGGAATGTCATTGATTTTCAGCAGCTTTCTGCCCTGCTGCCAACTTATCTGCACCTTCAGGTCGAGGCCGGAGTCATCCTCGAATTCGCCCCGAACGCTGAAGAAATCTGTGTTTTCCCGCTTCAGTTCGTGATCCCGGTGAAAGCGCACGGATTTGCCCAAACCGCAATAGGCGATGGATTCAAGCAGATTGGTTTTGCCCCAGCCGTTGGGTGCGATCACCAGATTTCCTTCAGGCCGGAGGCTGAAACTGGCTTGTTCGTAATTGCGGAAATTGGCCAGGCTAAGTTGTTTCAGGATCAATCGCTACGACCGCAGCGGCATCAAGAGGAAAGTGATCTTCTGATTTTCGTGCAGCGGTTCGTTGTAAACCATCATCGGTTCCCTGGAGCCGCCCAGCTTGATGCAGACCATGTCCGTGTCGATTGCATCCAGAATCGACAGCATATAGCGGAAATTGAAGGAGATGGAGGTCTCGGAGCCGGTGAATTTGAAGTCTTCCACAAATTCCTTGGCGTCGCCGGTATCGCGGTCGCTGGTGTTGATTTCGAAGCGTTCGGAATCGATCTCAAAGCGAATGCGGTTGTTGTCTTCCGGCGCCACCAGAGCCACGCGGCGGATGGATTCCTGCAGTTTCTTCTTTTCCACCACAATCTGGTTTGGCAAATCGGCCATGAAGGCTTTCTGATACTCAGGGTATTTATGCTCCAGGATATTGGAAACGATGGTGAAAGCGCCATAGGAGAAGATTATTTTGTTGCGTTCCATCAGCACCTTCATTTCCTTGATGGAAGAGTCGAAAACCTTTTGCAGGAAGTTCAGGGTTTTCACCGGAATCACCTTCTCCAGCAGCTGCTCAGAAGGCGCGTATTGGAAGACAGATTCTTCGCCCTCGGCTTTTTCCTGCTTCTCCCGGGCAGTGTTCGGGACAATGATCTCCGCGACTTTGCGTCCGTCCGTGGCGGCCATCAGGTTCGTCTTTTCCATAATCTTCCAGCAAACACCTGTGAGCACCGCGCGGTTCACATCGGTGGAAACGGCGAAGGAGGTTTTGCTGATCATGCGATTGAAGGTCTCGGCATTCACGATGGTGGCGTTTTCAAGCTTGGGTTCCGGCAGGATCGGAAACAGGGTGTGGTCGGCACAGAGGATGTTGAAATCGATCTTGGCGCACTGGATCATCAGCAGGTCTTCGGTTTTCCAGAGGTCGATAACCGTGGGTGGCATCTGCTGGATGATTTCGTTGAAGTGCTTGGCAGAAACGGCGATGGTGCCGCCTTCGCTAACGGCCGCGTTAAAACGCACGTCCACGGTTAGTTCCAGATCGGAGGCAGTGATTTTCACCTCGCCTTTGTCGGCATTTGCTTCGATCAGGTAGTTGGTCAAAATGGGAGAGGTGGTCTTGGCGGAAATGATTCCCACCAAGTGTTGGATGTGGTGGACAAGTTCTTTCTGCTCTATCGCTAATCTCATGTCTTCCCCTTGTTTACAGTAATTCTATTTAAAAACCACCAAATTTGGCAATTGGCTGTTTGTCAACTGATTTGTGGACTTGGCATTTTTTCTGGTATCGGAGAAATGGCTCCTGCGGCCATTAATCTGTGAACGCTTGCACCTTGTAGAATTTGTGGCGCTCCGTGCCCGGAGGAATGCTGTACTGGGGCTCATAGACAGTTGCAGAAGGTGTGTCCGGCCAGTTGGTGGGATCATCGCTGGCAAAGACATGATAGCCGGCATATCCCGGAAGCGCTGACCAGACAAGGTTCAGGCCTCCTGAACCTTCGGAGATCGCCACCTGCGGCGGAGCGGCGCTCAGGGTCCCGAAACTCCAGATGGAACAGTCCAAGGCTTCACCGCCGGCGTTGTAAGGAACCACTTTCCAGTAATATGTGGTTTCCGGCGCGAGCAGGGAGCTATATTCGTAACTGGTGACAACACCCAGGTCCTGACCATTCAGCAGATTCGTGGGAGGGTTGTCGGTTCCCGGATAAAGCTTATATCCTGTGGGGGAGCCCAAAGCGGGCTGCCAGCTGAACTGGCAGTCGGTGGCAACGTGGTTGGCCTGGTCTGTAGGGCTCAGGCAGTTAGTTGGGAAAGGTACCTGCGCCACTTTGATATTGTCCAGAAACATATTGTAGCCCGCAGCGCTCACAGCCCGGAAGATAACGTAGTAACTGCCCGCAGTATTTATAGGCAGGGGGTAAATATAATTTTTCCATCCGGGTGTGGCTTCGGTTGGAGCTTGCTGCCTGGCCCGATGGATTGTTCCCAGCAGGCTTGGCGCACCGTTCATGTTCGCTGAAGTATTCAGATATACTTCGATCTTATCCAGCGCCGTGCTTTGGTTCGCGTCCCGGTACATCCAGAAACTCACCGCGTGGGCGTGGTTGACGGCGTCGCCGACCACGATTCTGGGCGTGATGAGCAGGGCGGAGTAACCAACCGGGGCTATATCGCTGTTGTAGCGCAGCATACCGGCTCCGGATTGGGGGCTGCAGGATGGATTTGTTCCAGAGGTAACGCGTTCAAACTGATAGTTTCCCGCCTCGGCGGATTTGGCCCATCCCAGAGGGGGAAAG comes from the Candidatus Cloacimonadota bacterium genome and includes:
- the dnaN gene encoding DNA polymerase III subunit beta — encoded protein: MRLAIEQKELVHHIQHLVGIISAKTTSPILTNYLIEANADKGEVKITASDLELTVDVRFNAAVSEGGTIAVSAKHFNEIIQQMPPTVIDLWKTEDLLMIQCAKIDFNILCADHTLFPILPEPKLENATIVNAETFNRMISKTSFAVSTDVNRAVLTGVCWKIMEKTNLMAATDGRKVAEIIVPNTAREKQEKAEGEESVFQYAPSEQLLEKVIPVKTLNFLQKVFDSSIKEMKVLMERNKIIFSYGAFTIVSNILEHKYPEYQKAFMADLPNQIVVEKKKLQESIRRVALVAPEDNNRIRFEIDSERFEINTSDRDTGDAKEFVEDFKFTGSETSISFNFRYMLSILDAIDTDMVCIKLGGSREPMMVYNEPLHENQKITFLLMPLRS